The Candidatus Omnitrophota bacterium genome contains the following window.
GCAGTGATTTTATCGTCGTGGGCCGGCCCATCATCCAGGCCCCGTCCCCGCGCCAGGCGGCTTTGAAAATTTTGGGGGAGATATGAATCTTTTTGTCAAGAAACCCATCAGCCGGATCATTGAAGCCTCCGAGGGAGGAGAGCATCATCTCAAGCGTTCTTTGGGGCCGTGGAGCCTGATCTCCTTAGGGATCGGCGCCATCATCGGCGCGGGTTTGTTTTCGCTGACCGGCATTGCCGCGGCGGAAAACGCGGGGCCGGCGGTGATCTTGTCCTTTGTCGTGGCCGCCATCGGCTGCGCTTTTGCCGGCATGTGTTATAGCGAATTGGCGTCCATGATCCCGGTCGCGGGCAGCGCCTATACGTATACTTATGTGACGATGGGAGAGTTCGTTGCCTGGATCATCGGCTGGGACCTGGTGCTGGAATACGCCGTAGCGGCCTCGGTCGTGGCTGTGAGCTGGTCACGTTATGTCGGATCTTTTTTGCACGATTTCGGCATCACGATCCCGGCGCAGTTTGCCGCCTGTCCGTTCGATAACATCACCCTGGCCGACGGCAGCGTGATCCATGGTATCATCAACATACCGGCTGTGCTGATCATTGTCCTTATTTCGCTTCTGTTGATGATCGGCATCAAGGAGTCCGCCTGGGTCAACAATGTGATCGTGGTCGTGAAACTGCTGGTGGTGCTGACCTTCATTGCGGTGGGTTTTCACTACATCAATCCTGAAAACTACAAGCCTTTTATCCCGCCCAACACCGGCAATTTCGGGGAGTTCGGTTTAAGCGGCATCATGCGTGCCGCGGGAGTTATTTTCTTTGCTTACATTGGTTTTGATACAGTATCGACGGCGGCGCAGGAGTCGAAAACCCCGCATCGAGACGTTCCCATCGGCATCTTGGGATCGCTTGTTATTTGCACGATCTTGTATCTGGCATTTGCGTCGGTGCTGACCGGCATGGTCAATTATCAAGCCATGCGCGGGGATGCCGCGCCGGTGGCCACAGCCATCAATCTGACGCCGTATCCATGGCTGCAGGTGATGATCAAGCTCGGTATTATCGCCGGTTTTACGTCGGTGATCCTCGTCATGCTTTTGGGGCAGTCCCGCATTTTTTATTCCATGTCGCGCGACGGGCTTTTGCCGAAACTTTTTAGCGACATCCATCCTGCGTGGCGCACGCCGTGGCGGTCAAATCTTTTGTTCATGGTTTTCGTCGGTTTCTTTGCCGGGTTTTTCCCGATCTCAAAGCTGGGGCACATGACCTCCATCGGGACCTTGCTGGCCTTTATCATCGTCTGCGCCGGGGTCATGATCCTGCGGTACACCCAGCCGCTGGTGCCGCGGCCATACCGGGTGCCGTGTTTTCCGCTGTTCCCGTTTTTGGGGATCCTGGTGTGTTTGGCCATGATGACCGCTCTGGACGGGGACACCTGGTGGCGGTTGGTGATCTGGCTGGTGATCGGGCTCATCGTTTATTTCACCTACAGCCGTTTTAATAGCAAACTGAATAAGGGCGGTTAGCTCAGCTTGGTTAGAGCAGTTGATTTACATTCAACAGGCCGTAGGTTCAATCCCTACACCGCCCATTTTTTCGTCGGTCGGATCAACTTTTTCTGGACAAAGCCAACCCCCGATACTAAACTATCCGTCTAAATCTTGAAATTTTGGGGTCGTGGTGTAGCCTGGTTAACACATCAGCTTGTCACGCTGAAGACCGCGGGTTCAACTCCCGTCGACCCCGCCAAATAAAAAGGGGACACCTTATGGTGTTCCCTTTTTTCTTTTGAGGATGATGGTCCCGTGGTTCCACGCCCATCCGGGTTCATTGGTCCAATCCCCGAACTGGGCGACGGGGGAGAAATTTTCACCGATATAACGGGCCAGGAGAGGGCAATACGTTTTTCCGAAGGTCCCCAGCCCGTGCTCTCGGGCATTGGCGCGGCTGGAGATGAGCACCGTATTGACGCGGTTTTTTTCAATTTCAGCGATGACCGAGCGTTCCTGTTCAGGCGGGACCTTGACATGGTCAAAGAAAATGAGCTGGCGCGTCGGCGAACGCCGGTCAGTCAGGTAATAATACAGGTCGTCATAAGGCAGGGCAAAAAATAATTCGTCCGGCTTCAATGTTTTGTTCAAATAAGCCGCCGTCGTTTCAACGGTCTGTATCCACTGCGGGCTGTTGGTCAGGTACACAGGGCCCTTGCCGGCGTCCAGCCGCGCCGACGGAGTTTTATAGGAGTCAACGCGCACACGGGTCTCGTTAAAAGAGAAGATGACGATCAGCCCAAGCGCCACCCACAATAAACCGCGCAGTATTGTTTTCCATCGCGCGGTCGCCTGATGGATAAGAACAAAACTGAACATTATGCTCAAGGGCTGTACCCAAAACGCGCGATACCAAACTCCGCTTTTGAGATATTCGTGGAAATTTAAGACGTAGAAGACCCCCAGAACAGTTAAGGTCAGGATCAGGTCCTTGCGTTCCTGGGGCCCCGATTTTTTGGCCCAAAGCAAATACAGGACCTGCAGGGCGCACAAATTGACGATGATCCCGAAGATCAGATTGGCCGGGGTGGCGCGCATATTGTTAAAGACAATGGCGAAGAAATTCACCAGCGCCGTGGCGGGACTGATGTTATACGGCTGATCGTCGCCCCAATAGGGCAGGCATTGCCGTATTTCCATAAGGGACAGCGTGTGCAGGAAATACGCGTAGGATATCAAAAGCAGGAGGGGGATGCCGACCAGCCCTGCCGCGTAAAAAGATTTCTTGGAAAGACCCCAGGGGTTTTGTTTTGTCTTGTCAATGATGAAGACGCAGACGAGCAAACTGACCATGCAGGAAAGTCCGAAATTCAATTTGATCATCCCTAAGATAAAGGTCAGCGCAAGCGCGGTCCATAATGAGCGCATGTCTTGACGCCGGACATAGGCCAGCGCCATCCAGACGATGGCGAGGATCAGGGCGATGCCCCCGATATGATTATAGGTGAAGAAGAAATCCTGATGGAACGTCACGAACCAGACGGCGGTGAAAAACGCGGTCAAAGGAGCGGCGCATAAAGCCATGGCCGCGTAGATGAAGACAGCGGCAATGACCTTGATGATCAGTTTCCCTAAAAGGATGGCGCCGATGGTCTTGCCGAAGACCAGCGTGCAGGCCCCGTAATAATAGGGCATCAAGGGGCCATACACCCACCAGAAGTCGCGGTAGGGCAGATCGCCGCGCAAAACCGCCTGGGCGGCATACAGGTCGCGGCCGTGGTCGCCCTGGGCCAGGAATTCCTGGAAATCATGCCACGGCCACAAGAGGACAACGGCGCTGATGACGGTCAAAAGGAGAAATACCATGTACATGCGGCGGGACAAAGACAGCATACCGATATTGTAGGCAAGGCCTTGCGCGTTGTCAAAGACGATTCAAAGGAAATCCCCGGGAATAGTAAAATAATTGTCGTAAGCGCTTCACGCAGGTATAATACCCGCCATGTCCGGCATCCTCAAGTTCTGCCTGCCGTTTGCCCTCTGGGTTTTCCTTCTTCGCGATTTCGTCTTCGGCGCCATCCCCGTCAACATGGACACCCACACCATTTACGGGGTGATTAAATATTACTTTAATAATCTTTTAAACGGCGTTGTGCCTCTCTGGGAACCGTTCGTGGACCTGGGACGGCCGTTTTACGCGTTATCCATTTGCAATCTCTTTAACCCCGTCACACAACTCGTCGTCGTGCTCAAACTTTCAGGCGTGAATTATTACGCGGGTTTCTTGACGTATCTGATCGTCTATTTTGCCTTAGGGTTGGCGGGGTTTTATCTTTTAGCCAGGGAGATCCTCAAAGATAAGGCCTGCGCCTACTGGGCCTATGTGCTTTTGCTTTTTTCCGGCTTAGGGCTGTCCATTTTTACCCAGATGACCTGGCTTGAGATCTTCGTGCCCGCGGTGTGGTTCTTTTATTTTTGCCTGCGTTTCGCGGCCCGCCCGACACCGGGAAATTTCTTGGGGACGTGTTTGTCCTTGATGATCGCGCTGACTTCGTACCTGCCATTTTATTTTTTGACCCTTGCCGGCGTTTGTCTGATCGGCGCGTTCATTTTTTATTTTTCCGGCACGGTCCGTTTTGTGACGGACACCTTCCGTTTTCTGAATAGGAACAGAGCTCTGGCCGCTGTCGGATTGGCCGGCATTTTGATCGCGGCCGCGCCGTTGGGGGCTTATAAGATGGTGGATGCTTCCAATGACATCGTGTCCCCGGGCCGGCATTGCCAGTATTCTTCCACCCAGGAATGCTATGACCGTACCATGAACCAGAAGGGAGGGATGCTTTACGAGGAAGCGACCCGCAGCGGGACCTTGGGCGAACGCGTGGACCTCGGGTTTTTGTTCACGCATCTGGATAAGCTCACCTACGGTTCGGACTCTCCATTGTTCATCCCGATCTTCGTTGTTCTGCTCATCTGGCTTGGCGCGTTCTTGCGTTTGAGCCGGACCTCGGCGTTCATACTGACCGTCGCTGCCCTCGTCGCCTTGATCGCTTTGGGTGATGCGACGCCGGTATACCGGTTTTTGTATGACCATGTATTTTTCTTTAAATATTTTCGCAATCTCTTTTTCTTTTCCGCGTTTTTGATACCGCTGGCCGTGCTTTTT
Protein-coding sequences here:
- a CDS encoding amino acid permease, with the protein product MNLFVKKPISRIIEASEGGEHHLKRSLGPWSLISLGIGAIIGAGLFSLTGIAAAENAGPAVILSFVVAAIGCAFAGMCYSELASMIPVAGSAYTYTYVTMGEFVAWIIGWDLVLEYAVAASVVAVSWSRYVGSFLHDFGITIPAQFAACPFDNITLADGSVIHGIINIPAVLIIVLISLLLMIGIKESAWVNNVIVVVKLLVVLTFIAVGFHYINPENYKPFIPPNTGNFGEFGLSGIMRAAGVIFFAYIGFDTVSTAAQESKTPHRDVPIGILGSLVICTILYLAFASVLTGMVNYQAMRGDAAPVATAINLTPYPWLQVMIKLGIIAGFTSVILVMLLGQSRIFYSMSRDGLLPKLFSDIHPAWRTPWRSNLLFMVFVGFFAGFFPISKLGHMTSIGTLLAFIIVCAGVMILRYTQPLVPRPYRVPCFPLFPFLGILVCLAMMTALDGDTWWRLVIWLVIGLIVYFTYSRFNSKLNKGG